A window of the Harmonia axyridis chromosome 5, icHarAxyr1.1, whole genome shotgun sequence genome harbors these coding sequences:
- the LOC123680297 gene encoding uncharacterized protein LOC123680297 isoform X1 yields the protein MDSEDGPVAKITDKDVDISRIEALVTPEQVLSANVARKRRNLTRNQSLNTRRNRAQTPVRDMSADNGESDAESVKKRPKTPERPRRKTRSIERNGLSTNSSLKSEPLTNTKGHEGRELSPRNFLEDLKDKTGNFAEIAQNELNGLLSKTKKGITSMTDHSRRFRKKKSREETQRSQSVPYQFTEEELMASLRRNNMINGVQKSSSFRRLSDCSQTSDSPEIDRPKTKTFRPEVHELIRKRRKIKSKTESNISNKIIEVLDPKTKDIVCTKTIIKGHVGLKELFIVLKTFKIIEISREYRKYKEEMKLEIRRIKILRNRCFNELFVVILFCGIGGFIFKFTEGAFENFYKCGVKRVKRDFIDLLWIRSHSMREDEWKSLARNRLRVFEEELHTAHEAGMTSYSGQRSWSFLNGIVYSITVISTIGYGHIYPTTMTGRAITIVYSLIGIPLFLLALTDFGKLFTRCIKFLWSFVRRLYYTGSCRSVRKQAQVQEIFKGAQMMYETFRRPSAIWDPENPVAVATPQETPTTPALSNFEIDDQFNLPISVAIFILLMYIFFGAFFYGFMEGWNFFQSFYFVFISMSTIGFGDMVPNNPLCTIISIVYLVFGLALMSMCINVVQEKLSDTFKSASAKIGASLGVTMAAEDGSIITVPPDPVEMPSIHENTVDKNISDEVNDQENRNKTDLEQTEKS from the exons ATGGATTCGGAAGATGGACCGGTCGCGAAAATCACGGATAAAGATGTCGATATATCTAGAATTGAGGCGTTGGTAACACCCGAACAAGTTTTAAGTGCGAATGTggcaagaaaaagaagaaacctAACAAGAAATCAGTCCTTAAACACCAGAAGAAACCGAGCACAAACTCCAGTCAGGGATATGTCAGCTGATAATGGCGAATCCGATGCAGAATCTGTCAAAAAACGCCCGAAAACTCCCGAAAGACCACGTCGAAAAACGAGATCCATCGAAAGGAATGGTTTGTCAACAAATTCATCGCTCAAAAGTGAACCATTAACAAACACCAAAGGACACGAAGGTAGGGAGCTTTCACCCAGAAACTTCTTAGAAGACCTCAAAGATAAGACTGGAAATTTCGCTGAAATTGCCCAAAACGAACTTAACGGTCTCCTTAGCAAAACAAAGAAAGGCATTACATCAATGACTGACCATAGTCGTAGATTCAGAAAgaaaaaatcaagagaagagACTCAACGCAGCCAATCAGTTCCTTATCAATTCACAGAAGAAGAACTGATGGCTAGTTTGAGGAGAAATAATATGATAAACGGGGTGCAAAAGAGCTCATCTTTCAGGAGATTATCCGATTGTAGTCAAACATCTGACAGTCCTGAGATTGACAGACCAAAAACGAAAACATTCAGACCAGAAGTACACGAACTAATTCGAAAACGtcgaaaaataaaatcgaaaaccgaatctaacatttcaaataaaataatagaaGTACTAGATCCAAAAACCAAAGATATAGTATGCACCAAAACAATAATAAAAGGACATGTTGGACTGAAGGAGCTATTCATTGTactgaaaacattcaaaataatcGAGATCAGTAGGGAATACAGGAAATATAAGGAAGAAATGAAACTTGAAATACGGAGGAtcaaaattttaagaaatagATGTTTCAACGAATTGTTTGTTGTTATTCTATTCTGTGGTATAGGTggattcatttttaaatttactGAAGGGGCTTTTGAAAACTTTTACAAGTGTGGAGTGAAAAGAGTTAAAAGAGACTTTATAGATCTTTTATGGATAAGAAGTCATAGTATGAGGGAAGACGAATGGAAATCGCTTGCGAGGAACAGACTTAGGGTTTTTGAAGAAGAGTTACATACTGCTCATGAGGCTGGAATGACTAGTTACAGTGGTCAGAGATCATGGAGTTTTCTGAATGGCATTGTATATAGTATAACTGTAATATCAACCATAG GATATGGACACATATATCCTACCACCATGACAGGTCGAGCCATAACTATAGTTTATTCATTGATAGGAATACCTCTGTTCCTTCTAGCTCTAACCGATTTCGGTAAACTCTTCACTAGgtgcataaaatttttatggtcTTTTGTACGAAGGTTGTATTACACTGGGAGCTGCAGGAGTGTTAGAAAACAAGCTCAAGTTCAG GAAATATTCAAAGGAGCCCAGATGATGTATGAGACCTTCAGACGTCCTTCAGCCATTTGGGATCCGGAAAACCCTGTAGCAGTAGCTACACCGCAAGAAACACCAACTACACCAGCACTATCAAACTTCGAGATAGACGATCAGTTCAACTTGCCAATTTCCGTAGCCATATTCATCTTGctcatgtatatattttttgggGCTTTCTTCTACGGGTTTATGGAAGGTTGGAACTTCTTTCAATCGTTTTATTTCGTCTTCATTTCGATGTCCACGATAGGTTTTGGTGATATGGTGCCAAATAACCCGCTATGTACAATTATTTCAATAGTTTACCTCGTCTTTGGTTTAGCATTAATGTCTATGTGTATCAATGTAGTGCAAGAGAAATTGAGTGATACCTTTAAATCTGCATCTGCCAAAATAGGTGCTTCCCTTGGAGTAACAATGGCTGCTGAAGATGGTAGTATTATAACAGTTCCACCTGATCCTGTTGAAATGCCGTCGATACATGAGAATACTgtagataaaaatatttctgacgAAGTTAACGACCAAGAGAATAGAAATAAAACGGATTTGGAGCAGACAGAAAAGAGCTAG
- the LOC123680303 gene encoding N-acetyl-D-glucosamine kinase — translation MSNIIGGIEGGATHSTLTLLDTSGNVVTTVKSQGTNHHLIGMEECRKRIANLVNMAKKEAGISLDTPLLALGLSLSGCELEESNNQLVEGLKKSYPNLSQYIAIGSDTDGSVAATSNNGGLVSIAGTGSNTLLINPDGTRTQCGGWGYLLGDEGSAWDIAHRSIKTCFDAIDKLEKPPHPIDTLWKRIQKYFEITNQPDLLDIFYGPFCKAKIAGFCKEVAELANSGDPLALHIFSEAGRYIAKSITAVYPKASPKLTDMPDGLQVACVGSVWLSWSLLKEGFVRHIEDNTDIQKLMLIRVICPSGLGAAYMACDKLGLDVPRSYNKNYEILFRYKRNSSSYVCSSS, via the exons ATGAGCAACATCATAGGAGGCATAGAAGG TGGGGCTACCCATTCGACACTCACACTATTAGATACATCGGGAAATGTAGTAACTACAGTAAAATCCCAAGGAACAAATCATCACCTCATAGGAATGGAAGAATGCAGAAAAAGGATAGCAAACTTAGTCAATATGGCCAAGAAAGAAGCCGGAATTTCATTAGATACACCACTTTTAGCCTTG GGTTTGAGCCTAAGTGGGTGCGAACTGGAGGAGTCAAATAATCAACTTGTTGAGGGACTTAAAAAAAGTTATCCCAACCTCAGTCAATATATTGCTATCGGGAGTGATACTGACGGATCAGTAGCTGCAACCTCAAATAATGGTGGTTTGGTTTCCATTGCAGGCACTGGCTCCAATACTCTTCTCATAAATCCTGATGGGACAAGGACACAATGTGGTGGCTGGGGTTACCTTCTAGGAGATGAAGGAAGTG CTTGGGACATCGCTCACAGATCCATCAAAACCTGCTTCGACGCGATTGACAAACTCGAAAAACCTCCACATCCTATAGACACTCTGTGGAAGAGAATCCAAAAATATTTCGAGATCACCAACCAACCAGACCTCCTAGACATATTCTACGGTCCATTCTGCAAAGCGAAGATTGCAGGGTTTTGCAAAGAAGTAGCCGAATTAGCAAACTCCGGTGATCCTCTTGCTCTTCATATATTCTCAGAAGCTGGACGATATATTGCCAAGTCAATAACAGCTGTTTATCCTAAGGCATCACCAAAACTAACTGATATGCCGGATGGTCTTCAAGTAGCCTGTGTAGGTTCTGTTTGGCTCAGTTGGAGCTTACTCAAAGAAGGATTCGTTAGACACATCGAGGACAATACTGATATCCAGAAATTAATGCTCATAAGAGTTATATGTCCTAGTGGACTTGGTGCTGCTTATATGGCTTGTGATAAACTGGGTTTAGATGTTCCTAGAAGTTATAATAAGAACTATGAGATACTCTTCAGATACAAAAGAAATAGCAGTTCCTACGTTTGTTCAAGTAGCTAG